CATTCTAGACAAAGGCCCAACTGTTGTGACATGTAATCCAAGTGCTATAATCCTGGAGGGAAAAGCCAGATACTAAGGCCTCTGGTCTCCTTTTTAGACAAAGAGGAGCAAacccagagttttttttttttttaaaggaagaaatgcaTAATCAAGGTTATAAAAAATGTGCTGTTTTGAATTTAGTCTTCTTACTGTATCTTGACTGTGATGTGATGCCTCACAGAAGAGAAcatcaaaaagataaatttgaagtCCATTTTGGGATGGTggtgagggaagaaaaaagaatttgagtgATGTGGGAAGGGTAAGgtagaaaagaggggaaaaaaaaagaaaaagaggaaggtcCAGACCAAAGTGTCGGGGACTCCCAAGTTACAGTTTCTCTGCTGAATCCAGATGAAGGCTCTGGATTGGCATCCAGCTCCCTCTGAAGAAAATCACTTTTCTGGTTCCCtgccttttatattatttaatttaatttaattttattttattttatattttattttgttttattttattatttattttattttattttattattctattctattctattctatttctattctattctattcatcttttcaaaaaagagagggagagagcatgcaagcaagGGGATGAGCAGAgatagagacacaagcagactcatgctgagcatggggcctgacctggggcttgatcccacaacctcgagatcatgacttgaaccaaaatcaggCATCAGACGACTGACCAATCtcaccacctaggcacccctcccTCTTTGTCCATGCTTTTCCTGCTTTACAGGCTTCCCATTGCTTGCATTATCTCATTCAGAATGCTCCTCACTTCTCAGGGTCCAGATCAGATGTTACCTCTGAGAAGTTCTCTTCCTTTGCTCTGTCAGCATTAATCTTTAACACATCCTAACTTGAATTAATGTTTATCTGACACATGTCTGGCCCTGGATTGAGAATATGAGTGTCTTAGAGGAGGGACAGAGTCTTCCTATGTCCAAGCGGAGGTGATCTTAACGAGGTGGTTCTGTCAGAGTCCCTAAAGTGGGGCTTTCCAGAGCTGACCTAGATTACCTTGTCCATTGCATTTTCCCCTAGGGTGGCCTGGCTGTTCTGACACCATGGGGAGCTGCTGCAGCTGCCTGAACAGAGACAGCGTCCCAGACAACCACCCAACCAAGTTCAAGGTACTCGCaacctcctcctctcctgggctccctggatggCTCCTGGGCCAACCTGTCAAGTTGCCGTTGCCTCCCTAGAGAAGGTGAAGTGACAGGCCAAGGTGGTGGCTCCTTAAGACTTGAGGCCCAGACCGCTGCCCATTGCGTGGCTCTCCTATACCATGAATGTCCTACCGAGAATGAAGAAATACTGGGATTCAAACATCGTGCCTTTGAAACATCCACTCCTACCAGTATCTCTTCATagctttacatatatatttttttggaggaaaaaacaaGTCTGTGTTTGTGAGTTAGTATACATACATAGATATGCATTATGCATGGTAAGCCCTATATTAGCGTTTGCTGGTGGCTTTGGGAAGCTAAGGCCAGGCCCAGTGGCCCCGGGCATCCCTGGCCCCTGCCACCTCACTTCCCTGTAGGGGAGTCCCCTCCTCACACCCAGCTTTTGAGGCACAGGTTCTCCTGCTTGCCAGAAGAGGGAGCCCTCGGCAAGGTCCTAGAGTTAGGGAAGTGGTGGAGGAGGTCTGTGTTCTGTTCTCAGGGGCCTTAAAATTTTAGCTTGAAACGTCATGCATTGGCATCTGGTCCTTGGGCAGGGGTCATGGACCGTCAAGGTCCTCTAACCTTGGTCATCAAACCATCTGACCTAGGAGGTCAACTGACCACCCCCCCCTCACTGCCCAAGTGCCAAAGCCGAGGCCTAGCGAAGGGCAGTGGTCAGTGGCACTGCTGGATCCGCTTGGTCTCCTGGTGATCATGTGGCATTCCAGAGAGCCCCTTGGCTCCCCAGCCCTAGCGCTGCATTGGCCTGCCTCCCAGTGGCTCAGGGACCGCTACGCATACTCATTGAACTCCCCCCTGACCCTTCTGTTCTCTGCCCCCCTAGGTGACAAATGTGGATGACGAGGGGGTGGAGCTGGGCTCCGGAGTCATGGAGCTGACACAGAGTGAGCTGGTCCTGCACCTGCATCGGCGTGAGGCTGTCCGCTGGCCCTACCTCTGCCTGCGGCGCTATGGCTACGACTCCAACCTCTTCTCCTTTGAGAGTGGCCGCCGGTGTCAGACGGGCCAGGGTGAGTATGGCTCCTGCTGCACACCAGGAGAGGGGTTTGTGCCCCAGGGCAAGTACTGGGGCAGGAAGTCAGAGCTCAGGGGGCCGTGGGGAAGCCTGCTGACCTGGTGGATATTacccagagaagggaagggtgATGGCCAAGAGCACATAGCGTGTTCAAAAGAAACTAAGTGGACTCCCAGGCCAGTGCTCTTTCAGCTCAGTCATTGGGATTCCAGTCTGGGTCCTTTTGTGGGGGCATTTATTGCATAGCCCGTGGGAGACAGCCAGTGCTCCCTGGCCAGAACCTGTCTGGGTAAGCAAGtgatttctccttcctctgtacCCTAGTTTGAGGGTATATAGAAACAAATTTTCTTCTGAGCCCCCAGGTCATAGACCCTGGAGCCCGTGAATAACGAAGGGTCAGGCTGGAGGCTCTAGTTACCTTGGGGTTGCGTGGCTTGGGAATGCTAGGCTTGGCAAGGTCAGACTCGGGTCTCTGATGTACTGAGTAACCACCTGGAGGTTAATATTTGTCTCCTGTCGCCTGGAGTGTGatgttttctcccttcctcccctttctccctgcAGTCAAGGGTCAGAGAACGGTGATCCTTCAATGAAGTCAAGGTTAGAGCCTGTCATGGCTCTTTGAAGGAGTAGCATCGTCTGGGCTTATCTCTTAGGACCCAGACCCAAGCTCTGGGTTTCTGGAAAGAACCCAGGCCAGGCTTGCATTAGATGCGGTTAGGGAGGGGACTGGGGAGGTGGGATGAACAGGCTCCCCTGATGAGGCCACTGTCCACAGCAGTGAGTCTCTGATGTTCTGGGAGCCTTCCCCTCCATGCATCTTCCTCTTTGGGCTTCCGAAGCAGAGGTGCTTACGTTGGCTGaacagaaagaagacaggaagggACTTCTTGTCATGTGTTTCATCTGCACTTGGGATTCCAGAGGGGCTGCCCTAGGCCCCCACACCGAGTTCTCCTCAAACTCCAGGCTTTCCCAGGCTTTTCTGGCTCCTAGTATATCTTGCCAGCAAAGTCCTTTTCCATCACTTCCTCTCTATCCTTGCTGTCTCATTCCCGCAAATCTCATTTTTCATATGTCAGCCGGGTTTTATTGATCTCTGTTCTGGATATATGCATGCGCATAGACCCCAAGTAGCCTCCCCTGAGCCTTGGGCCCTGCTGTTGCCAGGATGGGGTGTGCAGAAGCCCAACACGCCAGGGGTACCTTTGGATCCCTTGAATCACCCTCAGCCAAGTCCTGCTGTCCCTGGGACTCTGAGGTGCTGCATTGGGGTCTGAAGGGCCATAGGGCAGCCAATGAAGAGCTAATGATTGCCTGGCCACGTGTGTCTTGTAGTGAGTctgccattctttctttctttctgcaccGGAGTTTAAGTTCCATGAAGTCAGGGGCCTGTACAGAGTAGACATTCCCTCTCTGGCTGGGTACTGGACTAAGTACAGTGAACGAACAATGAACAGGGAGAGACTCTCCTGCCTCAAAGAGCTTGGACATGGTTGTGCATCAAGCCAAGAGTTGGTGCCCTGGGTAGAGCCTCTTTTTCTGAGGAGCAAAGGGTGGTACGTGGAGGAGGATGGGGGCAGCATGTGAAGTGGTCACTCATTTAACACAGTAATGCCCCCACCTTGCCAGCAGAGGAGACCCCCAGTGGGtacctgaaaccacagataataCCAAACccatatatattctgtattttcctATACATGTGTGCCCGTGACACAGTTTAATAGGTTTAATATGCAAACGAGGcccagtaagagattaacaacaataactaataataacaaCGTAAAACAATTGTAACAATGTcctgtaataaaagttacatgaacGTGGTCTGTTCTCTCTCAACGTATCTTACGGTACTACACCACCCTTGTGATGACATGAGAGGATAACATGCCCACGTGATGAGAGGAAGTGAGGGGAATGATGTAGGCAGTGTGTGGTAGTGGTAGGCTCCTACTGATGTTCTGACATCAAAAGGAGgctcatctgcttctggaccccAGGTGCCTGGGGGTAACTGAACCCACAGAAAGCAAGACTGGATGAGGGGCAATACTATCCTTTTCTGCTCAGATGTTGACTTCTCCCCTTACCTGTGTACCCCTCACCTGTGCACATGACTGAGCTGTGAGGAATACAGGTGAGGTAATAGATCTCTAGATGGTGGTAATGGatgaggggagggacaggtgggccCAGTTCCTTCCTGAGCTCTCAGATCTTTGTGTTCGGGATGAGGGGCCCTTCCGCCCCCTCCAGGCCTGGGACAAGTTCAGAGGCATTCCCTGAGTGTTGTGCGTCTCTTCAACCTCCTTGGTCCTTGCCTGTTGGTACATGGTCAGAGgagcctcatttttttcctttcttccttcagggATATTCGCCTTCAAGTGCTCCCGGGCCGAGGAAATTTTCAACCTGCTTCAGGATCTGATGCAGTGCAACAGCATCAATGTGATGGAAGAGCCGGTCATCATCACACGCAACAGCCACCCGGCCGAGCTCGGCCTCCCTCGGGCCCCCCAGCCTCCCAATGGTGAGGAGACCCCATCCTCAGCCTCCATGATTGTATACACAGGCCCAGTCCCTGCCAATGCGAGGCCTGGAGGCACAagtcaggcaggcaggcaggcggggaCGGCTGGGCCACCCAGCCAGGACAGTTGCCCGACATCCGATGACTCTTGGGGACAAGTAAGTCCTTTTCTGGGCCAATCAGGCGACTCAAGCTGCGGCTGGGGCGTTCTGGGCCTTGTAATGACGGATGGTCCGGGAGCAGACAGGAAGACACTGGGTTTCCATAGCAACAGCAGTCTGGAGCtagtttgctttcttctttctgtctacTGGGTCATACCCATCTACCTTTCCTGATTTGGTGTGGGCATCTTTGCCCATGCCTGTTTTCTGGAGAGGTTCCCACACCTTCCTCTGGTTTATTCAGTGGGTCCACACTGAGCCCCTCCTCGGTGTTCTGCTCTTCGTGGGCTGGCCTGcggcagggggtgagggggggtAGAAGATAGAAGAATGCAGCCTCTGATGTTGGGGAGTTTCCCCAGAGCTCACTGGCAGAGCTAGAATGACTTGAAGGGACAGTTCAATGACGACAAGGTGACCCTCAGTGTTTCAGCTGAGGTTGGACTGGGGGACGTGGGGCTCACCATGAGCTTTGAGGGAGGGGGTGGGATTAGAGAACAGAGAGGTGGAAGATGATGGGGGGCTGCCGGTTAAATGGGGCCCACcgtcctgggggccctgggaaTGTTTCCCCTCAGGTTGGAGGACTCCCAGGAAGCCACATGCTCAGCTGCAGGTGGTTGTCAGGCGGTGTAAGGACCCCCACTGCCCACATGGGCTTGTCTCCTATGTGTCCAGCTCTAGGCTACACTGTCTCCAGCTTCTCCAATGGCTTCCTTGGCTGCCCAGGAGAGGGCCCGAGATTCTCAGCACCCCGGCGCCCTTCGACAAGCAGCCTGCGACACCCCTCGCTTGGGGAAGAGTCCACTCATGCCCTCATTGCTCCTGATGAGCAGGTGAGCAAGCAGCTGCCCTGCTCCTCCCCATTGGCCTGGGTGGAGATGGGCCATCAGGAAACAAGGCGCCTCCTAGGGATCATGGGCAGGGAAGAGAATTGATAGGGTCCCTTACTGTCCAGAAAAGGGATGCAGCTTCCCTGGGAAGTTTGGAGGATGTGGAAGAGGTGGAAACTCCAGCTCTTTTCCCCATATTTCTCTTACCCTGTCCCTtctgctctctccttcctccctgcccttgGGCTCTCCTGCTTCACCTGGACTCCTTCCCCCAGTCCCACACCTATGTCAACACGCCAGCCAGTGAGGATGACCACCACAGGAGCCGGCATTGCCTGCAGCCCCTGCCCGAGGGCCAGGTGCCCTTTCCCCCACAGGTCCGGGCCCCCGACCCCCGTGACCCCCAGGTGTTCTTGCAGCCGGGCCAGGTGAAGTTCGTGTTGGGCCCAACCCCGGCTCGGCGGCACATGATGAAGTGCCAGGGCCTCTGCCCCAGCCTGCATGATACCCCCCCccaccacaacaacaacaacgaggGCCCTTCTGAGTGCCCGGCCCAGCCCAAGTGCACCTATGAGAACGTCAGTGCGGGGCTGCGGCCAGGGGCGGGCTGGAGACTGAGCACGGAGGAGCCAGGCTGGAATGGCCTTGCCCACCGCCGGGCAGCCCTGCTACACTACGAAaacctgccctccctgccccctgtgtGGGAGAGCCACACCCAGCggctgggggaggaggctggggatgACGGAGACTCGAGGGATGGGCTCACTCCGTCCTCCAACGGCTTCCCTGATGGTGAGGAGGACGAGACCCCGCTCCAGAAGCCCACCAGCGCCCGGGCTGCCCTCCGTAGCCATGGCAGTTTCCCTGTGCCACTGAGCCGCCGCCGAGGCTCCCCGAGAGTCTTCAACTTTGATTTCCGCCGGCCgggccctgagccccccaggcagctCAACTACATCCAGGTGGAGCTGAAGGGCTGGGGTGGAGACCGCCCCAAGGGGCCCCAGAACCCCTCGGCCCCCCGTGCCCCCGcgcccaccacccaccccacccgCAGCTCAGACTCCTACGCCGTGATTGACCTCAAAAAGACCGTGGCCATGTCCAACCTGCAGAGGGCGCTGCCCCGAGACGATGGCACTGCCAGGAAAACCCGGCACAACAGCACCGACTTGCCTCTGTAGGGACGTCCTTCCTCCCGCTCCGCCTCACGCTCCTGTCCCCCGAACCCACACCCCGGGTTCCAGGCTGCTTTGCAGAAGGGCACTGAGGTGGAACCAGATGCTTCCCTCTGCTGGCTGGTTCCCCCAAGACACCAGCCACTAAGTCTCCTGGTCTCCAagttggggagagaggaagggtgaCCAGGCGAGGAGGGAGCCATGATGTAAACTGTGAAGGGTTCCTCCGATGCATCTAGCACCCTCCCGTTACGTCCATTTGTCTTATCTGTCgtctgtgtgttttctttggttgaaattttgaaacattttgtacctgttgattttatttatcagtttatttttctatttattgttttaaatgtaatttaacatatttattattaatatgattatttttaaattctggctgGGCGAATGATGTCAGATTCTTACTGAGTCTTTTCTGGCATGGTTCTGGCTGGGAGTAGGGGAGGCCTCGTAGACAGAGGGGCTTCATTCTGGGAAATTTGGGGTGGTTGTGGCTTTTGTGACAGGTCTGcgaccatttctttttctcctccaagaagccctgtCCCAGAACTTGAAGTTGCCAGGGATGGATGTGCTACCAAAGGAAAGCGACAGGATAGCTGAGTCCTGGATGCAGAAAGGGGATCTGGAAGGAAATCTGCTTTAATGGGAACACCCTGACCCTCCTGAGTTGGTGGGGGAAGGCAGGGGTTGGGGAGCGGGGGGTGGAGGCTGTACCAGCTTTACCTTCTCTGGGACCCCTTACTGATTTCCCTTCTGCCACTAGGCAGGTCCTAGGGGTACTGATCTCCTTTAACACTTTGGCCCAGAGGTGGACCCTGGATCCTCCTTTGGCACCCGCAGCATGGCTAGATCAAGGCTAGAACCTTTAAACAGGACTTTGCTAAAAGCCCAGgaatagcaaaaggaaaaaacacagtgTAATATATAACCCACTAATCAGGCTTGCTTAGTTATTTTCCCAGAGAACCGCTCCCCAGGAATGGACACTTTGGGGTTCCTCTGCCCTACCACAGGGGCCAGCCCTGGCAGAGGCTCCACATCTGGATACCTGCCTGGAAGCCTGGGGCCTGCACGGCACTGCATAaaccccctgcctggtgcattGTTGCAGGAGCTCCCTTTACTTATCTTGAGGCCGCTGCCGCCGCCCCCTCTCaccggcctccctgcctccaagaCTCCATTTCTATCTCAGCCCCCTGGATGGTTAATTTAAAGGAAATCCAGCATCTGCGATAAGCCACTGGGGGCCTCAGGGAGGAGTGGGAGCAAGGTTTGCCCAAGACCGGGACAAACCTTGTCTCCGGTCATTGTTTGtgccccagctccctgccctggggagcaAGCACACCTGTCCTCCTGACTAAGGAAAACAGCCAAGGTGAGGCCTACCCTgttccctccccacctgctctccAGAACAACACTGCCCAGGCTTCAATTCCGGGACTGCTCTCTCCCTGGGTGGGGATCGAACTGACTATCTTCCAGATTTCTCCACCCTTGGATGTAACTCTCTTGTCagtgaaatgggtgaagagagCACTGGCCACAGCAGGATGGGAGAAGCCCTTCACCTGGGGCCCAGTAGGGGCCCCGGGTACAGCAGCTGCTACCGTGGCAGAGCTGGCACCAGACCCTTCTACCTCCTTCTGATCTCTGGGCCAGAGGGATGACTGCTCCAGGCTGGGAAGTGTTTCCACCCTGCAGTAGGGGGTGACCTCTCTGCAGCCCATCCAGGCAACTCCGCTCTGCTttctccctgtcctccccacACTAGTCCTGCTCCTCCTTTGGGGGCTCCTAGTCAGGAGTGCTAGTCTCTCCAAATAGGAGACCCACGACGGGAAAGGTACAACCATGCTGGGACGGGCCTAGGGGCCCTGGCCATGCCAGTGACTCACAGGTCTGCTCGGGCCCCTCCTCATGGACAATGGCAGGGGATCCATGCTTGAGTCAAGAGACGGGATTCTGAATCTGACTCTGCTATTATCTATGGTCCCTTGAGCAACGGCTCACTCCCAGTCAGCCTCAGCTTTTGTACCTAGAAAACACGGAGCTTACTGGGAAAAGTAGCCAATGAGATGATGAACATGACACGACTTTGGTAAGTAGACAGTGGGCAAGCTAACAACCCAGCTGTtccatggggcgcctggggggctcagtggttgagcatctacctttggctcaggtcatgatcccggggtcctgagattgagtcctacattgggctccccacagggagcctgcttctccctctgcctctctccgtgtccctcatgagtaaataaataaaatattttgaaaaataaaagctgttcCAGAGGAAGAAACTCCTGGAAGTCACATGTCTCATTCCCAAGACCCCAGGCCCACTACTGCACCCCTGCTGAAAGGCGCAAGGGATGGCCAGCCTCCTCTGGGGTAGTCCCAGACCAAGTCCTAGTAGCTTCTAGGCACATAATTGTGGAGCCTGGGGACTTCCAGAAGATTTAGCCCAATGTGGCTGCCAgccttcctgctcccctccccaggtCATTGCCTCTGCCCCAAGAGTTCAACTGCAGGAATTTCCCAGTGGCGGGGTGGATGGGGTGTGAGCAGACAGCTGGATCTCCAGGCGGGAAGTGGAGGGTGggagtgaggcccaggagggcgACCActgctccctcagggagcctgccctACTGATGTCAGGGTGTGGTGTCCTGATGGAATCATTTCAAAGATCCTCACCAACATCAGTGAATGTTTGCTGAGTGCTCAGTTCCCTGCTTTAGAAACAGGCCCTACCCacccccctgggctgccctcaggAAAGGATGGGAGCCAGCATCCTGTCTGGGAGTGACATTTCAGGTCAGACCAGGAGGGGCCCTCCCCAAGCCCACCCCTGGGTAATAATAGCAGTCTACAATGGTATAAACACTGTCTGCTTTCCATAGGGCCCTCTCCACCATTTATCTCTCCTGGGCTTGCTGGGCTGGATTGTTATCACCACtgtgcagaggaggaaacaggccaAGAGGTAAAGTGACTTGCTTTAGGGCGTGAAGGTAATTAGTGGCTTGAGCTCGGGCTGCATGCCAGGCGTGTGTCTTTCCATGCTTACACCTGACCCGAAGGGGCTTAGAGCCCTTGGGTGGGCTGCAGAAAGAGTGGCAGGAGCTCTGGCCTGTAAGATTGGGCCTGCAGAGGCCACATTCCAGGGCTTCTACCCAGGAATCCTTGTGAATTCCCAGCCGGGGCCTTGCCTGATGCACAGGTGAATGCGCTCCCCCCAGAGCCTGccccctttgcttttttttttttttaagttttcttttttaatttgagtatagttaacCCAcaagttacattagtttcagtgtacaacttagtgatttgacaggTTTCTACATTATTCCATGCTCGCAGGTGTAGCTGCCGTCTGTCAAGTGGCTGTTACATTATCATCAACGGTATCCCTAAGCTGTGCCTTTTAACCCTGTGACTTATTCACTCCATGACCAgaagtctgtatctcccactcccctgcaccccttttgccaccccacccccagccactcCCCACTgacaaccatcaatttgttctctgtatttactgGTCGCATTccgctttttgtttgtttattcacttttttaagattccacttatgagtgaaactgtatggtatttgtctttctcggccTGACTTAGTTCACCAAGCGTGATGtcctctaggcccatccatgttgtcacaaatggcaggattgcatctttttaatggctgtatcatattccattgtgcagaccacattttccttatccattcatctattgaagaaCACTTAGGTGGGCCCCTTTGCTCCTGCAGTGTCTCCGAACGGCTCCGGTTCTGTAGAGGGCCTGTAGAGGGCCGCGCAGGAACCGGCCCaacccccccggccccgcccccctctcCTGACAGGTGTCGGCCTCACAGGAAGGTTCCTCTGGTCAGGTTAGGGCTTCTCTGAGCTCTGGGGTGCGCTCAGACCAATACCGTAAAGGGGAATCATGCTCGCAGGGgcaggggctttttttttttttttaagattttatttatttattcatagagagagagagagagagagagaggcagagacacaggcagagggagaaggaggctccatgcagggagcccgatgtgggactcgatcccaggtctccaggatcacaccccgggctgcaggcggcgctaaactgctgcaccaccggggctgcccaggcagGGACTTTTATAATGAGGGACTCTTGGACTCCAGAGAGGAGGctaaagggaaaggagagctgaggcagaggtgggggccctgtggggagccccaggggCTCTGCATCTGTGGAATCAGAGTCCAGGATACAATCTCGTAGCTCAGCTGAGCTAAGAGCCATCCAAGGATCCTTTTGACTGGATTCTTGGAGATGTCTATCAGGTCTTTGCTCACATGCTTCCCAGGAGGGAGAGATGGCTGTCTCAAAAGTCCTCCCTCCAATCAGTGTTATGATGTCCATAAATGCCTCTCATTAGGGCCTAATTCTGCCCACAGATCCACATGTGGCTGTCTTGTCCCTCTTCCAAGGATGCTGAACTTTGAAACTTGGCGCCACCACTTACTCACACCTGGACTCCTCTGTGCTtcggtttcctcacctgtgacaGAGGAATG
Above is a genomic segment from Canis lupus baileyi chromosome 7, mCanLup2.hap1, whole genome shotgun sequence containing:
- the FRS3 gene encoding fibroblast growth factor receptor substrate 3, which encodes MGSCCSCLNRDSVPDNHPTKFKVTNVDDEGVELGSGVMELTQSELVLHLHRREAVRWPYLCLRRYGYDSNLFSFESGRRCQTGQGIFAFKCSRAEEIFNLLQDLMQCNSINVMEEPVIITRNSHPAELGLPRAPQPPNALGYTVSSFSNGFLGCPGEGPRFSAPRRPSTSSLRHPSLGEESTHALIAPDEQSHTYVNTPASEDDHHRSRHCLQPLPEGQVPFPPQVRAPDPRDPQVFLQPGQVKFVLGPTPARRHMMKCQGLCPSLHDTPPHHNNNNEGPSECPAQPKCTYENVSAGLRPGAGWRLSTEEPGWNGLAHRRAALLHYENLPSLPPVWESHTQRLGEEAGDDGDSRDGLTPSSNGFPDGEEDETPLQKPTSARAALRSHGSFPVPLSRRRGSPRVFNFDFRRPGPEPPRQLNYIQVELKGWGGDRPKGPQNPSAPRAPAPTTHPTRSSDSYAVIDLKKTVAMSNLQRALPRDDGTARKTRHNSTDLPL